A window of Nonomuraea angiospora genomic DNA:
ACCCGCCGTCGCGACGACGGCGAACCACTGCCCGCCGTCGTACCCGGCGGCGACGGCTGCGGCGGTCAGGTAGAGCGCGACGGCGATGGCGGCCGGACGCCCGAAGCGGTGGCGGGCGATGGCGGCCCGGAGTAAGGCTACGATGCGGATGATCTTATTGGACCGGCCGGACCCCCTCGACGCTGGAGATGGCGTAGACGCCGAGGCCGGGAGATCCGCGTGTCAGGACAGCGACCAAGCGGCCTGTCCTGCGCGATGGGAGGGGGCTGGCTTCTGCGGTGGGGGGCAGAGTGCCTCATCTATGGCGACGCCGTGCCTGGATCCGTCCCGCCGTCGGGTCGGCGCCGGGTTCGATCGCCGGTGCGCAACCGCACGACCAGCACGACCCCGAGCAGGATGGCCGCAAAGCCGGCGAGTTGGCCGATCGGCGGCCACTGTCCCCGGGCGGCGTACACGTACGCGAAGCCCGAGACGGTCTCCACGTTGATCAGAATGCCGGCGGTGGTCGGCGGCAGGCGGCCGGAGGCTGTGTTCCACAGCGCTGTGCCGCCCCAGGAGACCACGATGCCCAGTACCAGCGACCCGATCACCAGCGGACCCGGATCCTGCCCAGTGCTGCTGAGCTGGCCGGTCAGCGCCGCCACGGGGAGCGCGGCGAGCGTCACCGCCCCGGTTGCCAGGCCGACGATGGTGGACCAGCCGGTGTCCGGGACGTCCGGGTGCCGGTCGAGGAAGCGGGCGTTCGCGATGGCGTACCAGGTCCACAGGGCGACGGCGCCGAACGCGCATCCGATGCCGGCGACCTTCACCATCGCGGGCGCGCCGGCGTTCGGCGCGGATCCGGTCATCTCCAGGACGTTGACGACCAGCAGCCCCACCGTGACCAGGCTGATCGGCGGCGCCAGGCGGCGCCAGGGGTGGCTGCGGACGACGAGGTTGCCGACGACGGCGATGACCACCGGGATGCAGCCGATGATGATGCCGGTGACCGGCGCGCCCACCGCCTGGACGCCGAGCACCATCAGCAGGTAGTAGCCGGCGTTGCCGGTGATCGCGAAGTGGACCGCCGGTCGCCAGTGCCGCCGCGCGTGCGTGCGCAGCGCCGCGCCGCCCAGGGCGAACAAGATCGACGACACCAGGCCGTACGCCAGGTAGCGGCCGGCGGTGATCGTGACTGCCGACCAGCCCCGTAACAGTTCGGGGACCAGGAAGGCCAGGCCCCACACCAGGCCCGCGACCACTCCCGCGCCCAGGCCGGCCGACCTGATCCTTTGTTGCGTTGTCGGCATGGGCTTGGGCTACCCGCCGGACGAAAGGTCAGGCGGGTAGCAGGGCAAGCGGCGCTGGGCGAGCCAAATGATCACGTACGTGGGTCAGGACGATCCGGGTCCGGCTCCGAGTCGGTGGAAGGCTGTTCGACCGGGAAAAAGATCGGGCTGAGCAGGTGTTGTGTGCGGTCCGGCGTCGGCTGGTTGGCCAGCAGGGGCAGGATCACGCGACGGAGCTCCCTGATCATCTCTTCCAGCTCGTCGCGGGTGAGCCAGACGGCGTGCTGCCGGTAGCCGACGAGGTCCGTCATCGGGTCGGCACCCTCGTGGTCGAGGTAGGCGTTGAATTCACTGACCAGGACGGCCATCGAGGTGGCGAAGACGCGACGGTGGTCGTCGGGCGTCATGGCGGCGAGGGCATCGGCGTCGAGGACGGCTCGGTCGTGGCGTAGCCGGTAGCGGCGCTCCACCGCGCCGCGTACCCGCCTCTCGCCCGCCACTTCCAGGATTCCGCTGGTCACGAGCAGTTCGACGTGCCGATAGACCATGGCCTTCGAGGTGTCGGGGATCCGCGCGCACAGCTGGCCGGTGGTGAGCTCGCGCTCTCCGCGCATCGCATGCACGATCCGCAGCCGCACCGGATGCGCCAGTAGCTCCAAAGTGTCCACGGTGCAACATTCTCATGTCGTGCTACCGTTCGCCAAACAGTAGAAAGGATGGCCATGGGAACGGATCCGGCGGCGATCGCCATGACGGTCGTCGAGCTGGCGCGAAGTGGCCGCTTCGCGGACATCGAGGCATTGTTCGCCCCGCCGCTGCGAGCGGTGGTCTCCGCTGAGACGCTGCAGCTCGCCTGGGAGAGTCAGCGGTCCAAGATCGGGGCGATCTCCGCGGTCGGGACGCCGATCAGCGAGCCGGCCCCCGAGAGCTGGGTGGCCGCATCGGGGAAGGCGGAGCTGGTCAAGGTGAGCGTCCCGGTGACGTACGAGCGTGGCGGCCTGACGGTGGTCATGTCGGTCGACGAGACCGGCCTGCTGCAGGGCCTGCAGCTCGCGCCCGCGCTCACCGAGCGGTGGACGCCGCCGCCGTACGTCCGCCGCAAGAGGTTCGACGAGCAGGAGGTCACCGTGGGCTCCGGCGCGCTGGCCGTGCCCGGCACGTTGAGCCTGCCGCGCGGGCACGGTCCGTGGCCAGGAGTGGTGCTGCTCAGCGGCGGCGGGCCGTTCGACCGGGACGCCACCAGCGGCCCCAACAAGCCCCTCAAGGACCTGGCCTGGGGGCTGGCCGGCCGCGGCGTGGCCGTGCTGCGCTTCGACAAGGTGACCCACGCCCACGCCGGCCGGGTGGCGGCGGACCCTGGCTTCACCATGAGCGACGAGTACGTCCCGCACGCCGTCGCGGCCGTCCACCTGCTCCAGCGCCACCCTGCCGTCGACGCCGCGCGTGTGCATGTCGCAGGCCACAGCATGGGCGGCAAGGTGGCCCCGCGGGTCGCCGCCGCCGAGCCGTCCGTGGCCGGACTGGTGCTCCTGGCCGGTGACACCCAGCCCATGCACCAGGCCGCCGTACGCGTCGTCCGCCATCTCGCCTCGCTCGATCCCGGCGCGCAGGCCGCGGTCGAGACGATCACACGGCAGGCCGCACTCGTCGACAGCCCGCACCTGTCGGCCGAGACACCCGCCACGGAGCTGCCGTTCGGCTACTCCGGGGCGTACTGGCTCGATTTGCGAGACTACGACCCGGTCGCGACCGCGGCCGCGCTGGACAAGCCGATGCTCATCCTGCAGGGCGGCCGCGACTATCAGGTGACCGTCGCCGACGACCTCGCGGGCTGGCGGGCGGGTCTCGCCCACCGTACGGACGTCACCATCCGCGTCTACGACGCCGACGACCACCTGTTCTTCCCCGGCTCGGGCCCGTCCACGCCCGCGGACTACGACAAGCCCCAGCACGTCGACGCGGCCGTGGTCGCCGACATCGCCGACTGGCTGGCACCGCGCCGATCGGGGATCGCCCGGATCGTCTCCGGCTTCAAACGCTGACCACTCCGGCTGGACACCCCCTTGCAGGAAAGGCACAGCAGTGAACGACGAAACCCCCGCGAAACAGCAGCTGGACTGGCTGCTGGACGCGTCACTACGGGGTCCGCTGCCGGACGGAGAGATCAGCCGGCACCTGGCCCCGGCCCTGCTGGAGGCGAGCGGCGGACCGGACGGATTCAACGCCGCACTGGCCGCCGTAGGCCCGCTCACCCTCCGGGAGGCCCTCACGACGCGACCGGACCAGGTCCAGGCGGTCGTGGACGGCCACACCACCGGCTACCGCATCACCGTGCACGTGGAGGCGGCGGGGCGCGTGGACAACCTGCGCCTGACCCCGGACGAACCCGAGCCGACCTCGTGGGCCGAGATCACACCCGGCTGGCCGAGCTGGGAGCACGCGTGTCCTTCGCCGCGGCGCGCATCGAGCCGGACGGGCAGTGCCGCATCGCGCACGGCCTCGACGCGGACACGCAACGCCCGATCGGCTCGGCTTTCAAGCTGTACGTGCTGGGCGCGCTCGCCCAGGCCGTCGCCGAAGGGCGGCTCTCGTGGAACGAGCGACTGGCCATCCGCGACGACCACAAGAGCCTGCCCTCGGGCACCCTGCAGAACCGCCCCGCCGGCACCATGCTCGCGCTGTCGGAATACGCCGACCACATGATCTCGATCAGCGACAACACCGCCACCGACCACCTCATCCACCGGCTGGGCCGGGACGCGGTGCGACGCCAGCTGTCGCTGTTCGGCCACCGCGAGCCCGACGCGAACGTCCCGATCCTCACCACCAAGGCGTTCTTCCAGCTCAAGGCCGCCTCGGATCAGGACCGGACACGGCAGTACCTGGCCCTGCCGGCCCACCGGCGCACCGCCGACGGCCGCGCGCTGGCCACCAGCCTCATGGTGTCCGACCCCACCACCGCACCCGACACGATCGACGTGGCGGCCAAAGGCCAGTCCATCGTCCGGGGAGCGTTTCACCTCCTGGCCCTATGACGGTGACCGCGCCACAATCACCAGGCGGTAGCCCAGGTCGAGGGTGTCGGCGGCGAGGCGCCGCATCGCGCGCCCGACCTGCTCCTGGTCGAGGATCGCCATCGCGGCGTCGAACGCGGTGGCGGGAGTATCCGAGCCCGATCGACCCGTACAGGTCGGCGGTCACAGGTGCTTCCCGAGGTCGGCCACGTCCAGCAGGGGCAGGCCCCAGCGCAGGGCGGCGATCTCCAGGTCGGCGGCGTCGGCCATGGTGCCGTCGGGGTTCATGACCTCGCAGCACACCCCGACGGGCGGCAGGCCGGCCGCCACGCACATGGCCACGGTGGCCTCGGTGTGCCCGGCGCGTTCGGCCAGACCGCCGGGGCGGGCGGCGAGCGGGAAGACGTGTCCCGGTCGCAGGAAGTCGGCCGGCCTGGCGTCCGGATGGGCCAGGCGGCGCACGGTCGCGGCGCGTTCGGCGGCCGACACCCCGGTGGCGGTGCCGGAGGTCAGGTCCACGGGGACGTGCGGGCGGGTGCCGTGCCGGTCGCCGGGGCCGGGGACGGGGCCGATCTCCAGCCGGTCGAGGACCTCGGGCGCGCAGGGCACGGTCGGATGGCCGCAGACCTGGGTGAGCAGGAACGTGAACGCCTCCGGGCGCAGCCGGGCCCCCGCGAACACCACGTCGCCCTCGCCCTCCCGGTCGGGGTCCCAGATCATCACGGCTCCTCCGGCGGCGAGCTGCGTGAGCGCCTGCTGCACGCCGCGCGCGCCCGAGAGCCGGCCGGCCCAGGGGAGGGCCGCGACCACCTCGGTCACCGACCTCGCCAGGTCGGGCAGGCGGCGCCGTGCCAGGCGGACGACCAGGTCGGGCTCCAGGTTCACCCTGTCGCCGACGGACAGCTCCGACAGCGTGGTGGCCTGGAGCGTCAGCGGGATCAGCGCCACGGAGAACCGGTCGCGGGACACCTCGGCGACGGTCAGGCTGACGCCGTCGACCGCGATCTGCCCCTTCGCGACGACCATCGAGAGGAAACGCTCGGGCGGCTTGATCCACAAGCGCCGCGCGACCCCCTCGTCGTCGATTCGCACGATCTTGCCCACGGCGTCCACGTTGCCCTGGACCAGGTGGCCGGCGAGCGGGTCGCCCAGCGTCAACGGGGTCTCCACGTTGACCCGGGTGCCCGCTCCGATCTGGTCGAGGGTCGATCTGCGCCGGGTTTCGGCCGACAGCCCGGCCTCCAGCAGGTGCGTCTCGTGCGCGGTCCGAAGGACGGTCAGGCCCACGCCGTTCAGGCAGATCGAACCCGGCGCGCCGGCGGCGGCCCTGGGGGCGCTGACCGCGATGCGCGTCTCGTCGACGGCCACCACCGTGCCGATTTCCTGGATATTTCCGGTGAACATGCGACATCACCTCTCGACAGCGGGAACCAGGGGCCGGACAGGCCCGAGAGGTGGCGGGGTGTCACCGCGTGGCCCGGAGTCGCACCGAGTCGTCCCGCCGAAACCGGCGGAACCGGCGGGCTTTCACCGCCGCACCTTGGAATCGCACCAATCATCCTTTTATCACCCGACAGCCCAGGAGATCAAAGCCCCTGGCTCAGGGACGCGGGCGCGATCCCGGCCAGCTTGATCAGGAACCGGTCGATCTGCTCCTCCAGCGGCGGCCAGGGCAGGTCGGGCTGGTTGACCCGCATCGACACGGCCCCGTGAACCGCCGCCCGCAGGTCGAGCGAGACCTCCGCGGCGTCGCCGGGGGCGGCGAGCCCGGCGTCCATGCAGCGCCGCACGGCGGCCGTGGTGCGCTCGCCCAGCTCCTGCTTGAACTCCATGGCGGCCCGCTGGTTGAGCGTGCTCTCGTGGAGGACCTTGTACAGGCCTGGGTGGCGGCGTACCCAGTCGCCCAGGTGGAGCAGCCGGGCGCGCAGCCGCGCCACCGGGTCGGCGGCGGTCTCGGCCTGGTCGAGGGCGCGTACGAGGTCGCGGTGGCACTGCTCCAGAGCGGCGAGGACGAGGGCGTCGCGGTCGGCGAAGTGGATGTAGACGGAGGTGGCGGCGATGCCGACCTCCCGCGCGACCGCGCGCATCGACAGGGCCTGGTCGTCGGCGAGCTCGTCCAGCAGCCGTACGGCGGCCGTGACGATGTCCTCGCGCAGCCGCTCGCCCTGACCTCGGGGGTTGCGGCCCCGTGAGCGGGGGTTCGTGGTCGCGTTCATGGGAGCCATTGTAACGAGACGACCGTTGCCCTACAGTCGTAGCGCTACAACTGTTCAGTTATCGAGGAGCATCGATGAATGTCCACGCCAAGACGCTCGACCCGGTGTTCGCGCAGATGAGCGAGGCCACCGACCGCAAGGTCTGGGAGGAGATCACGGAGCTGTCCACGCGGGAGAAGGTCCTGCTGTCCCTGGTCGGCGACGTCTGCCAGCAGACCCTCGGCCTGCCCTTCGAGGCGCACGTGACGATGGCGTACGAGAACGGGCTGTCCGCCGACGACCTGCGCGAGCTGCTGCGCTTCATCGCCTACGACAGCGGCTACCCGGCGGCCCTGTCGGCGCTGGCCCGCCTGGTCGACATCGAACGCGAGCAGGGCCGGCCCGGCCCCACGGGCGACGGGCACCCGATCGACGCCGACGGGCAGAGCAGCCCGATCCCCGCGCCGACC
This region includes:
- a CDS encoding DMT family transporter; the protein is MPTTQQRIRSAGLGAGVVAGLVWGLAFLVPELLRGWSAVTITAGRYLAYGLVSSILFALGGAALRTHARRHWRPAVHFAITGNAGYYLLMVLGVQAVGAPVTGIIIGCIPVVIAVVGNLVVRSHPWRRLAPPISLVTVGLLVVNVLEMTGSAPNAGAPAMVKVAGIGCAFGAVALWTWYAIANARFLDRHPDVPDTGWSTIVGLATGAVTLAALPVAALTGQLSSTGQDPGPLVIGSLVLGIVVSWGGTALWNTASGRLPPTTAGILINVETVSGFAYVYAARGQWPPIGQLAGFAAILLGVVLVVRLRTGDRTRRRPDGGTDPGTASP
- a CDS encoding helix-turn-helix domain-containing protein encodes the protein MDTLELLAHPVRLRIVHAMRGERELTTGQLCARIPDTSKAMVYRHVELLVTSGILEVAGERRVRGAVERRYRLRHDRAVLDADALAAMTPDDHRRVFATSMAVLVSEFNAYLDHEGADPMTDLVGYRQHAVWLTRDELEEMIRELRRVILPLLANQPTPDRTQHLLSPIFFPVEQPSTDSEPDPDRPDPRT
- a CDS encoding alpha/beta hydrolase, which produces MGTDPAAIAMTVVELARSGRFADIEALFAPPLRAVVSAETLQLAWESQRSKIGAISAVGTPISEPAPESWVAASGKAELVKVSVPVTYERGGLTVVMSVDETGLLQGLQLAPALTERWTPPPYVRRKRFDEQEVTVGSGALAVPGTLSLPRGHGPWPGVVLLSGGGPFDRDATSGPNKPLKDLAWGLAGRGVAVLRFDKVTHAHAGRVAADPGFTMSDEYVPHAVAAVHLLQRHPAVDAARVHVAGHSMGGKVAPRVAAAEPSVAGLVLLAGDTQPMHQAAVRVVRHLASLDPGAQAAVETITRQAALVDSPHLSAETPATELPFGYSGAYWLDLRDYDPVATAAALDKPMLILQGGRDYQVTVADDLAGWRAGLAHRTDVTIRVYDADDHLFFPGSGPSTPADYDKPQHVDAAVVADIADWLAPRRSGIARIVSGFKR
- a CDS encoding serine hydrolase; protein product: MSFAAARIEPDGQCRIAHGLDADTQRPIGSAFKLYVLGALAQAVAEGRLSWNERLAIRDDHKSLPSGTLQNRPAGTMLALSEYADHMISISDNTATDHLIHRLGRDAVRRQLSLFGHREPDANVPILTTKAFFQLKAASDQDRTRQYLALPAHRRTADGRALATSLMVSDPTTAPDTIDVAAKGQSIVRGAFHLLAL
- a CDS encoding riboflavin synthase; amino-acid sequence: MFTGNIQEIGTVVAVDETRIAVSAPRAAAGAPGSICLNGVGLTVLRTAHETHLLEAGLSAETRRRSTLDQIGAGTRVNVETPLTLGDPLAGHLVQGNVDAVGKIVRIDDEGVARRLWIKPPERFLSMVVAKGQIAVDGVSLTVAEVSRDRFSVALIPLTLQATTLSELSVGDRVNLEPDLVVRLARRRLPDLARSVTEVVAALPWAGRLSGARGVQQALTQLAAGGAVMIWDPDREGEGDVVFAGARLRPEAFTFLLTQVCGHPTVPCAPEVLDRLEIGPVPGPGDRHGTRPHVPVDLTSGTATGVSAAERAATVRRLAHPDARPADFLRPGHVFPLAARPGGLAERAGHTEATVAMCVAAGLPPVGVCCEVMNPDGTMADAADLEIAALRWGLPLLDVADLGKHL
- a CDS encoding TetR/AcrR family transcriptional regulator, giving the protein MNATTNPRSRGRNPRGQGERLREDIVTAAVRLLDELADDQALSMRAVAREVGIAATSVYIHFADRDALVLAALEQCHRDLVRALDQAETAADPVARLRARLLHLGDWVRRHPGLYKVLHESTLNQRAAMEFKQELGERTTAAVRRCMDAGLAAPGDAAEVSLDLRAAVHGAVSMRVNQPDLPWPPLEEQIDRFLIKLAGIAPASLSQGL
- a CDS encoding carboxymuconolactone decarboxylase family protein — encoded protein: MNVHAKTLDPVFAQMSEATDRKVWEEITELSTREKVLLSLVGDVCQQTLGLPFEAHVTMAYENGLSADDLRELLRFIAYDSGYPAALSALARLVDIEREQGRPGPTGDGHPIDADGQSSPIPAPTRQAVRNLDPVFADFMDLQSRMRAGMRRLTGRERAFATMTVDVLFQTLEESFRVHVTRALKAGATPEEVRAVVRFSAQFGLTKAWRGMRALNDLFTEAGTVFA